Proteins from a genomic interval of Quercus lobata isolate SW786 chromosome 11, ValleyOak3.0 Primary Assembly, whole genome shotgun sequence:
- the LOC115966906 gene encoding disease resistance protein RPP13-like, protein MADSVVSFLLENLTQLLTKESKLLLGVKDQEVVSQIRDVAYEAEDVIDTFIITVTEHRRRRSKLRKLIHSCERAITFHEVESKIESIKIINKEINDNRSKYGIEIAESSGGDAEAEEILHRRRKRVEEDQVVGFAHDAEVLVKELMEGSLQRNVASIIGMGGLGKTTLARKIYNNNDVKNYFDFRGWVSVSQKYRIRELLLEILKGLSPPPRVMLRAELKEKLLQGLYATYSSNNDKLKGILIEDLKRFKEMNECFKEMNDEEFRKAWFEFLEGVQDHNDLKNSLSNFVQDFYSENGVKLQDTTEDELKSVLLEITSGFLL, encoded by the exons ATGGCAGACAGTGTTGTGAGTTTCCTATTGGAGAACCTGACTCAGTTGCTTACCAAAGAATCAAAATTGCTACTTGGAGTTAAGGATCAA GAGGTAGTCAGCCAAATTAGGGACGTAGCCTATGAGGCTGAGGATGTTATTGATACATTCATCATTACTGTGACAGAGCAcaggagaagaagaagcaagcTGAGGAAGTTAATCCATTCATGTGAACGAGCAATTACGTTTCACGAGGTTGAAAGCAAGATAGAGAGCATCAAGATCATCAACAAGGAAATTAACGACAATAGGAGCAAGTACGGCATAGAAATTGCTGAATCATCTGGAGGAGATGCAGAAGCAGAGGAGATACTGCACAGGCGCAGGAAACGTGTTGAGGAAGATCAAGTAGTGGGCTTCGCTCATGACGCTGAGGTATTGGTGAAGGAGCTTATGGAAGGGAGTTTGCAACGAAATGTTGCTTCAATCATTGGCATGGGCGGCTTAGGTAAAACCACTCTTGCTAGGAAGATCTACAACAACAATGATGTCAAGAATTACTTTGATTTCCGTGGATGGGtttctgtttctcaaaaatatagaATCAGAGAGCTGTTGCTTGAAATTTTGAAGGGACTGTCACCACCACCAAGAGTGATGTTGAGAGCtgaattgaaagagaaattacTCCAAGGTTTGTATGCTACGTATAGCTCGAATAATGATAAACTGAAAGGGATACTAATTGAAGACTTGAAACGTTTCAAAGAAATGAATGAATGTTTCAAAGAAATGAATGATGAAGAATTCAGAAAGGCATGGTTTGAGTTCTTGGAAGGCGTACAAGACCATAATGATTTGAAAAATTCGTTGTCAAATTTCGTGCAAGATTTTTACAGCGAGAATGGAGTTAAATTGCAAGATACGACTGAGGATGAATTGAAAAGTGTGCTGCTTGAAATCACGTCTGGATTTCTCTtgtaa